One window from the genome of Buchnera aphidicola (Neophyllaphis podocarpi) encodes:
- the cgtA gene encoding Obg family GTPase CgtA translates to MKFIDEAKIELIAGNGGNGCISFRREKYIDKGGPDGGDGGNGGNIYLITNNNLNTLIDYRYKRLFKATNGENGKSKNRYGKNGKDIYITVPVGTKIINYLNKKTLFNMELNEQKIILVKGGKGGIGNTRFKSSTNRTPRYRTMGKKGESIILKLELILLADVATLGKPNAGKSTLVSKISNAKTKIDNYPFTTLIPKLGMVKINQKNDFIIADIPGLIKNASKGVGLGIRFLKHIEKCKLILHIIDIANQNMKDIVKNIKMIEYEIKNYNNKIYKKPTWLVFNKIDYLKKNKINNRIKKIINFYKNNYKHYLISAKYNIGIKKLCLDISNFLKKTENKIINKQY, encoded by the coding sequence ATGAAATTTATAGATGAAGCAAAAATTGAATTAATAGCTGGTAATGGAGGTAATGGATGTATTAGTTTTAGAAGAGAAAAATATATAGACAAAGGAGGACCTGATGGAGGAGATGGAGGAAATGGAGGTAATATTTACTTAATAACAAATAATAATTTAAATACATTAATAGATTATAGATATAAAAGATTATTTAAAGCAACAAATGGTGAGAATGGAAAATCTAAAAATAGATATGGAAAAAATGGAAAAGATATATATATTACAGTACCTGTAGGGACTAAAATCATAAACTATTTAAATAAAAAAACTTTATTTAACATGGAATTAAATGAACAAAAAATCATTTTAGTCAAAGGAGGTAAAGGAGGAATAGGTAATACAAGATTTAAATCTTCCACTAATAGAACTCCTAGATATAGAACAATGGGTAAAAAAGGAGAATCAATAATATTAAAATTAGAATTAATTCTTTTAGCTGATGTAGCTACATTAGGAAAACCTAATGCAGGAAAATCTACATTAGTATCTAAAATTTCTAATGCAAAAACCAAAATAGATAATTATCCATTCACTACTTTAATACCAAAATTAGGAATGGTAAAAATAAATCAAAAAAATGATTTTATCATTGCAGATATACCTGGTTTAATTAAAAATGCTTCTAAAGGTGTAGGACTAGGTATAAGATTTTTAAAACATATAGAAAAATGTAAATTAATATTGCATATTATAGATATAGCAAATCAAAATATGAAAGATATAGTTAAAAATATAAAAATGATAGAATATGAAATAAAAAATTATAATAATAAAATATATAAAAAACCTACGTGGTTAGTATTTAATAAAATAGATTATCTTAAAAAAAACAAAATAAACAATAGAATAAAAAAAATAATTAATTTTTATAAAAATAATTATAAACATTATTTAATTTCTGCAAAATATAATATAGGAATTAAAAAATTGTGTTTAGATATTAGTAATTTTTTAAAAAAAACTGAAAATAAAATTATTAACAAACAATATTGA
- the rpmA gene encoding 50S ribosomal protein L27: MAHKKAGGSTRNGRDSHSKRLGVKRFGGELISAGSIIVRQRGTKFHAGNNVGCGKDHTLFAKCNGRVEFKIQGKNKKKYINILETKY; this comes from the coding sequence ATGGCTCATAAAAAAGCAGGAGGATCCACTAGAAACGGGAGAGATTCTCATTCAAAAAGATTAGGAGTTAAACGTTTCGGAGGAGAATTAATATCTGCAGGTAGTATAATAGTAAGACAAAGAGGTACTAAATTTCATGCTGGAAATAATGTAGGATGTGGTAAAGATCATACATTATTCGCTAAATGTAATGGAAGAGTAGAATTTAAAATACAAGGAAAAAATAAAAAAAAATATATAAATATATTAGAGACAAAATACTAA